In Marinobacter sp. M3C, the genomic stretch GGACTGCGCGAACTCTATGAAGCGCTTGCCGATTCGCATTGGGCCAACCGTATGTGAACTTGAGGGGCCAAGGCCAATCTTGAAGATGTCAAGTACGCTGAGCATAGCAGAGCTCCTAATAGATTCTGTCAGACTTTCAACAACATATACCCGACGCTCGCAACTGTGAGCGTCGAACTGAACAACTCCGCGCCGTTTACAGCATAGCCTGGGCTATCATGGCAGAACCCAAGAAAGTGCCGGTAAAGGTAAGCAGCGCAACAGCTGCAATCTTGAATCCAGACTTCCTGAATAAGGTGACTTCCATCTGTGAGATAGCAAAGCCTGCATAGGCCAGTACCGGGGTAATCAGCTGTAAGACTCCCAGCTTCCCGGTTTCTTGCAGAATATAGCTATTGAATGGAAACTGTGGCAACGAGATGATAATACCCACAATGGATGTCCAGGCAATGGAGGGCACACTGATAGGAATGACCCGCTTCAATAAAATGCCAGTAACGCAACAGGCGAATAGTATTAGCATGCCGGGCAGCGCCGCAATAGGGTTAATGTCTTGGCCAACCCAGTTACTTAATAACAGCACTCCGCAGATAGCACTCAAAAGGGCAATTGATTGTCCAAATGCCAAGATTGACTGCTCTTGCATGCCTTTTCCGAAATCGGAATGCGATACCGATTTAGTAGCTGATCCCTTTTTAAACTTACTGGTAATTTTGTACAAAAACTCAGCCAAGGGAAGAGCAATGAATAAACTCACGAACAACCCTGTCGCATAAGTCAAGAGGTTAGAAGACGCGGCAAATGCTATAATGACTTCCTTTTGATCAGGAACGGTCTCAGCTAGCGCCGCTGAACAAGCGCCCATCATGCTGCCACTGCCCATACCACAGGCCATGGCAAGTGCACGCACATCCATTATGTCCATGGAGGCGATAACACCTGCCATCAATGAAAAGAAAATCGCGCCGAATAGCGTTCCCATGACGTAGACCCCCATTACCCCGATACCTTCTGGACTTTTGAGTCCATATTTATCAGCGACCAGAGCAATATTAGGCTCACGAGCGACCGAGTGAGTGGCGCCTATAGCTTCGCGTCCCATGCCAAACACCAAGACGGCAACGGGCAGTGCAATAACAGCTGTGGCCACGTTACCCAGCTCTTGTAGTAATAATGCAGGACCTACTGCGATAATCTCTTCTATCTTAGGCCCGATTCCCACCCCAAACTTGGCAATAAAAGGCATGATGCTCAAGATAACGGCGTAACTCGCAAACACCGCCCGGTCTTTTGTAATCAACACTTTCATTGCTAGAATGACATTGGGATTTAGCAAGAGAGCAAAAATAAAAGCGTACAACAAAGGGAGTAAGACTAAGGTTCCGATGCCGATAGGTATTTTAATAATTCCGATCCATTCTGCCAACACGGAGACTAGGATCACAAATAGATGTAATTTCCAATTTAGCAAATTTTTTATGGTTACGGTTTTCTGCGTTGTATTTATTGTATTTATTGTATTCACAGTAAATTCCTTATTATTTTTCAGGATTATATGTGCGAAATAATAATTTCTATACGACGTTCAAGGCTATGTTGACAGCTGCGACTCTACCAAGGACACCCATACCTTAACCCCCACCTCAATCGCATTGTCATTGAAGTCATAACGGGCATTGTGTAAAGGTTTTGAAGGAGCTTGGCCATCAACGCCAAGCCAAAAGTAAGCTCCTTTAACCTTCTGACTCATAAAAGAAAAGTCTTCAGATGCCATGGAAGGTTCTACAGCGGTATTGACTTTATCTGCACCTAGCGCCCTGACAGCAGCGTCTTTGATGGCCTGATAAGCATCATGATTATTCGTAGTGACGGGGTAGCGTATGTGATAATCAATTTTACCGGTGACGCCGTAAAGAGGCGGCAAGGTGGTTACCATCTCGGTCAACATGTCTTGCATGGACTGGCGAACATCCATATCAAAGCTGCGAACTGTGCCTTTCAGAATGGCGTGATCGGGGATGACGTTCGTGGTGTCACCGCTATTCATCTGAGTGACGCTAATCACACCAGGCTTCAGCGGGGATATTCGGCGCGAAATAATGGACTGAATATTGGTTATTAACGCCGCCCCAGCAGCTATAGGGTCCGCCCCAAGATGCGGCATGGCAGCGTGCGTGCCCTTGCCCGTCAACGTAATTTCGAATGTATCAAAAGATGCCATCATGGGACCATTATTGACAGCAATTTCACCCAGTGTAAGTCCTGGCCAATTATGCAGCCCATAGACTTCGTCCATCGGAAATTTCTCGAATAGTCCATCATCAATCATCTTCTTTGCGCCGCCTAAAACTTCTTCTGCGGGTTGAAAGATAAAGTGGACAGTGCCACTGAAATTTTTGTTTTCGCTCAGGTATTTCGCCACCCCGAGCATGATCGAAGTGTGCCCATCATGACCACAGGCATGCATACAGTTGGCATGGGTGGATTTATGCTCGATATTATTTTTTTCCTCTATTGGCAGGGCATCGATATCAGCTCGTAATCCGATGGTAGGCCCTTCGCCATTCTTGAGTGTGCCAACCACCCCCGTGCCACCCAAGCCTTTATGCACGTCGATACCAAAGGACTCAAGTTTTTGGATAATAAAAGCCGACGTTTTTAATTCATTGAACCCAAGTTCAGGCTGGCTGTGTATTAGCTTGCGCCACTGTTTAATTTCTTCTAACAGCTCTTTATTTATTAACATTTTCCTTCTCCTTTAATATATACGGATAACACGGTGATATATCGATAGAATCCTTGTTATATTTCCAAGCGGGAAACAACAAAAGCCAAAATTTGAAAAAATGAAACTGCCCATTCCGAAATTAATTGCCTAAAAAGGACATAAAAACACCAGGAAAGGGCATCTTGAGTCATCTATTTAAGACGGCCTAATACCCGACCTTAAAATGCTCTTAACCATAAATACTATTGGATTGAATAACCAAACTGAATAGCAGAATCTTTTTCTGTTTCGATCCATACACTTTTAGTCTGTGTATATTCGAGTAAACCTTCGTAGCCACTAGATCGGCCATAGCCGCTCTCACCAAAGCCACCAAACGGCGACATTACATTGATTGCCTTATAGCTATTTACCCAGAACGTTCCCGCATTTACTTTAGCGGCCATCCGATGAGCACGGCCTACATTAGCAGTCCAAACGGCACCAGCTAAACCAAACCGGCTGTCGTTGGCTAACGCTACAGCTTCTTCTTCATCATCAAATAAAATGACAGAAACAACAGGTCCAAAAATTTCTTCCTGTGCTACTCGCATATCATTTTTCACATTGGCCAAGACTGTTGGCTGATAAAAATAACCATTTTCACCTCCACAAATTTCACCTGGCTTTCCGCCTACGGCAACAACAGCACCTTCAGCAATACCGTCAGAAACTAACGAACGCACATGACTAAACTGTTTCTGGTTATTAATCGGCCCCACCATCGTGTCTTCATTCCATGGCAAACCAACGGGCAACTTACTGGCTGCCGAGGCAACACGTTCCACTACTTCTTTATAGACATCACGATGAACCAATAACCGAGCACCCGATACACAGCTCTGTCCAGCGGCAGAAAACACGGCAGCTTGCGCACCCACTACCGCACGATCAAGATCAGCATCAGGAAAAATTATATTGGCTGACTTTCCACCCAGCTCCAATACGCAAGGGATTACACGTTGCGCAGATGCCGAAGCAATGAGAGCACCGGTCTGTGGTGAACCTACAAAAACCACTTTTTTAGTTGCCGGATTAGTAATTGCGGCAGTGCCTGTAGTGTGCCCCATCCCATTAATTACATTCACCAAACCACGCGGGATACCTGCTTGCTCAAGAAGTTTAGCGAGCACTGTTGAGCTTAGTGGGGTTAATTCAGATGGCTTCAGTAAGACTGCATTTCCTGTACAGATGGCCGGCGCGATCTGCCAGCCTCCGGTAAATACAGGTGCATTCCAGGGTGTGATCTGAGTCACTACACCATAAGGCTCATGACGAGTGTAGTTTAAATGACTTGTTGGTACGGGAATAACTTGTCCCATAATTTTGTCACACCAACCAGCATAGTATTCAAACATATCTGCAACTTTTGCCACCTCAACCCGGCAATCGCGAATAGGCTTACCTGCAGATATACATTCTAGGCGTGCCAGAGATTCCGCGGCTTCACGAATTTCCATGCCGCACTTCCACATTAACTGACCTCTTGCAGTGGCGGTCATTGACCACCACACTTTCTGAGCTTTTGCAGCAGCATCTGCTGCTGCTGCAACAATACATTCTCCCGCATCACGATAGATTAAAAATACCTGACCGGTTGCTGGGTTAATCAGCTCGATATCGTCTCCATTACCTGTAACCAATTCTCCATCAATCAAGCTGCCAAACTCAGAAGTACCCAGCAGTTCATTAAGCAATATTTCAACTTGCTGCTCACCATTTCCTTCTACTACAAAACTCATAATCTATTCTCCCAAGCCGGCATTTTTAATGATGTAGTTAAAATCAGCCTGATCAGGTATGTTTTCTTCGCTCTGCGACCAAATTTCGGCTACCTGTTTAGCCAAAGGTAACTCTAATCCCATTTCACCGATCATATCTTTTGCCAGACGCACATCTTTACGCATCAGCTGCATAGTGAAACCGGAATCAAAACCTTTATTGAGAATCCAACGAGGGAAATTAACCTCGCTGATCGCACTACGACCTGAACCGGCGTTCAAACCGGCAATAAGGTCTGTAGGATCGAGTCCCGCCTTGGTACCCAGAGCCACTGCTTCGGCGGTGGTCAATAGATGTGCGGCACATAGTAGATTGTTGATCAGTTTAGCCGCATGTCCATTGCCAGACTTTCCCATGTAGACCACTTTTGAACTCAAGGCGTCCAGATACAACTGCGCGCGTTCAAGGGAACTACTTTCACCTCCAACAACCATAACCATAGTACCGGCTTCAGCACCCGCCGGACCGCCACTAACAGGGCAGTCCAATAACTGGTGGCCTAGCAGATCCAGCTCTATCGAGAGTGCCCGTGTCACCTCTGGTTCTGAGGTAGAAGTATCAATAATCAGAGTTTTAGGCTGAGCGTAGTCAATAATGCCACCTTCGCCTTTAACAACCTCTTGTACATGCTTTGCCATTGGCAAAGATAGAATGATGACGCTAGATTCAGCACACAGAGCTTTAATATCTACAACAACATTCACGCCGATTTCCCTGGCAGCTTGGCGTTGTGCTTCCCCTATGTCCGTGCCGAACACTTTAAAACCCTTGCGAAGCAAAGACTGAGCCATACCGTTACCCATACGGCCTAACCCTATGATACCTATAGTTTTTTTATTCATTCTCGCCCCGTTATTTTTGTATTTTTCTTAAGCTGCATTGTGACTTATAAGCCATTAAGAAGAACCACAACAAACAACCTTTTGTGTTCTAAAAAAGGCAACGCTAACGTGGACAATTGGATGGATTCCCCCCCACCGGCATCGACGTGCCAAAATGGTGAGTGATCGGTAAACCATCATGAAGAGTGAGCGTTCATTCCAAGACGTCCTGCCATCCCGATGAATTTCATTCTACATCAGCCTCACATTTCCCAGCGCGAGGTTACCTCCATGAGAAAACACCGACCCCAGGAACAATGGCAGTCCTTGGTTGATAAGCAGCGTGACAGCGGTTTATCAGCCATGCAATTTTTCAAGCAGGAGGACTATAGAGGACCCCACGGTCAAGACCATAGGTGCATTAACTTAAGATAGAATGCCCTATGGGTTTATATTGTCTGATCATGCGGCCTGGAGCCACTGCACGTTAGTGCCATGTGCCTCTGCCGGTGTCTTGTTGTTGAGCGATTGATGCGGACGCTCATGGTTGTAAAACTGGAAGTATGCACTCAAGCCATCCCGAGCTTCCTGCATCGTCTGGTACTGCTTTAGATAGACTTCCTCGTATTTCACTGAGCGCCACAGTCGTTCGACAAAGATGTTGTCCAGCGCCCGACCTTTGCCATCCATGCTGATGCGGATTTTATGAGCCTTCAGAACATCCGTAAACGCCGCGCTGGTGAACTGGCTGCCTTGGTCTGTGTTGAATATTTCAGGGGTGCCATAACGCTCCAGAGCCTCCTCAAGGGCTTCGACGCAGAAAGCCGTGTCCATGGTGTTCGACAACCGCCACGACAGCACCTGACGGCTGTACCAGTCGATGACGGCCGTCAGGTAGGCAAAGCCGCGGCCTACCCTGATGTAAGTGATGTCTGTTGAGTAGACCTGCCGAGGGCGTACCACCGACATTCCACGCAGCAAATAGGGATAGACCTTGTGCTGCGGATGAGGACGACTGGTATTCGGCTGGGGGGCCACCGACTGCAGGCCCATCAGGCGCATCAACCGCTGGACCCGCTTGCGATTTACCACGTGCCCCCGGCGCCCCAACACAGCGACCATCTTGCGGCTGCCGTAGAATGGATGGGCGGTATACAACTCGTCAATGTGCTGCATCAGTTTCAGGTTTTCCTCAGGCTCATCAGTTGCGGCTCCCTGGTCATACCAGGTGGAGCGGTGCAGCCCCAACAGGCTGCATTGGCGTCGAATGCTCGGAGCATCGGCACTAGGCTCAATCAGTGTGCGTTTCTCGCTCACTCCAAGCCCAGCGCCTTCGATTTTTTTCTGAGCCACTCGACCTCAACCTGCAGCTTACCGATTTGCTGATACAGTCGGTCTTCACGGGCTTCCAGTTCCTTCGGGTCCGGCTGGCTACCTCCGCGTTCGAAGGCTTCCACCAGTCGCTCCTGGGCGGTCTTTTTCCAGGTGTTGATTTGGGAAGCATGCACCCCGTACTGCGAGGACAGTTGGGCAACTGTTTTATCGCCCCTGATTGCCTCCATTGCGACCTTAGCTTTGAACTCACTACTGAACCGTTTTCTCGCCACGTTACTACTCCTGGATGATCGTGGCATTCTACCTATGCCTGTGGTCTAAATCATGGGGTCCACTATAGACATCGGCTATGCCAGTTTCTGGAGTTGGCGTAAGCGCCTGACCGAAGAACCGGCTGCTGATTCCGCGAGCTCCGGCGAGGCCGGATTTCTGGACCTGTCGTCACTGATGGGAGCTTCGTCGTCTGCTGGTTCTGATCTAGCAGCCTGTCGGACTTAACCTGACAAATCCGCTGTGAGATAATCGCACGGCCTTAATCACGACGGGATACTGATGATGAGCCGCTTTGTAACCGCAGACCGAGATACCCCCTATCTTTTCCCTCCTTCGGTAACGGACTGGCTGCCAGAAGATCATCTGGCACGTTTTGTTGTCGAGGTTGTCGACCAACTCGATCTGTCGGAACTCACACGCCAATACGCGGGACGGGGATCGAAGGCGCACCCTCCGGCGGTCCTGCTCAGCTTGTTGATCTACGGTTATGCCACCGGGGTGTTCTCCAGCAGAAAGATTGAACGCGCCACCTATGACTCGATTGCTTTTCGCTACCTGGCGGCCAACACGCACCCGGATCACGACACCGTTGCGACGTTCAGACGACGATTCTTGCCCCAGCTCGAAGCGTTGTTTGTCCAGGTCTTGTTGCTGGCGCGAGAGATGAAACTCATCAAACTGGGGCAGATCGCCCTGGATGGCACCAAGGTCAAAGCCAACGCCAGCAAGCACAAAGCCCTGTCTTATGCCCACGCGAAAAAGATCGAAGCGCAACTCAAAGCCGAAGTGAAAGCCCTGACGGCACGGGCCGAAGAAGCGGATCACACGCCGGTGGTTGATGGTATGGACATTCCTGCTGAGATTGCCCGCCCCCTCTGCCAGCCTAGTTGTCCAGTTGGCGATTTTGCCTAAATTCATATCAGATTGGGCGGTGTGAGAGCAGTCATGCCACGTTATTCCGAGGAACGTAAAGCGGCCGTGTTGAAGAAGTTATTACCTCCGCAGAACCGCAGTGTGGTGCAGGTGGCGGCAGAGGAAGGCATATCGGATGTGACTCTGTATAGTTGGTTAAAACAGTGTCGACAACAAGGAGTGCCTGTGCCGGGTTATCGTAATGCTGGAGACGATGGGTCTCCTGATGCCAAGTTGGCCGTCGTGATCGAAACGGCGTCTATGTCTGAAGCGGAACTGGGTGCGTATTGCCGCCAGAAAGGCCTGTATCCCGAGCAGGTGCAGCGCTGGAAAGAGGCCTGCCTACACGGTACGGGCCTGCAAGAAGGGCAAGAGAAAACCGCTCAGAAACAGCAGCGCGATGCCCGTAAAACCATCAAAAAGCTGAGGGCGGAAGTTCGCCGTAAAGACCGGGTTCTGGCGGAAACAACTTCTTTGTTGGTGCTGTCAAAAAAGCTCGAAGCCTTGTACGGCGAGGACCCGGACAGCGAGGACAGCTAACACCGCTGGCCGAGCGTACAAGGCTTTTAAACGACTATGACGAAGCTGTCGCCAGTGGCGCAGCCCGATACAAGGCGGCCGACTTGATGGAGCTGAGCCAGCGCACGTTGAAACGCTGGCGACGCGCTAACGGCACTGTGGCAGAGGACCAGCGCCCGCAAGCGGAGCGCGTTGTGCAGCCACACCAGCTCACTCACGCTGAAGAAGCGGCCATCCTGGATACCTGCAATGAACGGGAGTATCAGAGCTTGCCACCGTCCCAGATCGTGCCTCGACTGGCGGATAAAGGGCTTTATCTGGCGTCGGAGTCTTCGTTTTACCGAGTGCTCAAAAAGCACCAGCAATTGAATCATCGGGGCCGTATGAAACCGCCGCGCAAAGTCCCTGAGCCCACCCGCTTTACGGCCACAGGCCCGAACCAGGTGTGGAGCTGGGACATTAGTTATTGTCCTTCA encodes the following:
- a CDS encoding IS3 family transposase (programmed frameshift), which gives rise to MPRYSEERKAAVLKKLLPPQNRSVVQVAAEEGISDVTLYSWLKQCRQQGVPVPGYRNAGDDGSPDAKLAVVIETASMSEAELGAYCRQKGLYPEQVQRWKEACLHGTGLQEGQEKTAQKQQRDARKTIKKLRAEVRRKDRVLAETTSLLVLSKKLEALYGEDGQRGQLTPLAERTRLLNDYDEAVASGAARYKAADLMELSQRTLKRWRRANGTVAEDQRPQAERVVQPHQLTHAEEAAILDTCNEREYQSLPPSQIVPRLADKGLYLASESSFYRVLKKHQQLNHRGRMKPPRKVPEPTRFTATGPNQVWSWDISYCPSEVRGQHGYLYLIMDIYSRKIVAWEIHKAESGELAKKLIDRALLRERCWQNPPVLHSDNGAPMTSYTLKARLAELGMLMSHSQPRVSNDNPYSESLFKTLKYCPKWPAKGFRSLIAVREWMLLFTQAYNEEHLHSGINFVTPAQRHQGVDAELLAKREAVYERAKSLNPKRWSGDIRNWKVAGAVSLNPGKLQEIERNKQAA
- a CDS encoding DUF3100 domain-containing protein — protein: MNTINTINTTQKTVTIKNLLNWKLHLFVILVSVLAEWIGIIKIPIGIGTLVLLPLLYAFIFALLLNPNVILAMKVLITKDRAVFASYAVILSIMPFIAKFGVGIGPKIEEIIAVGPALLLQELGNVATAVIALPVAVLVFGMGREAIGATHSVAREPNIALVADKYGLKSPEGIGVMGVYVMGTLFGAIFFSLMAGVIASMDIMDVRALAMACGMGSGSMMGACSAALAETVPDQKEVIIAFAASSNLLTYATGLFVSLFIALPLAEFLYKITSKFKKGSATKSVSHSDFGKGMQEQSILAFGQSIALLSAICGVLLLSNWVGQDINPIAALPGMLILFACCVTGILLKRVIPISVPSIAWTSIVGIIISLPQFPFNSYILQETGKLGVLQLITPVLAYAGFAISQMEVTLFRKSGFKIAAVALLTFTGTFLGSAMIAQAML
- a CDS encoding aldehyde dehydrogenase family protein gives rise to the protein MSFVVEGNGEQQVEILLNELLGTSEFGSLIDGELVTGNGDDIELINPATGQVFLIYRDAGECIVAAAADAAAKAQKVWWSMTATARGQLMWKCGMEIREAAESLARLECISAGKPIRDCRVEVAKVADMFEYYAGWCDKIMGQVIPVPTSHLNYTRHEPYGVVTQITPWNAPVFTGGWQIAPAICTGNAVLLKPSELTPLSSTVLAKLLEQAGIPRGLVNVINGMGHTTGTAAITNPATKKVVFVGSPQTGALIASASAQRVIPCVLELGGKSANIIFPDADLDRAVVGAQAAVFSAAGQSCVSGARLLVHRDVYKEVVERVASAASKLPVGLPWNEDTMVGPINNQKQFSHVRSLVSDGIAEGAVVAVGGKPGEICGGENGYFYQPTVLANVKNDMRVAQEEIFGPVVSVILFDDEEEAVALANDSRFGLAGAVWTANVGRAHRMAAKVNAGTFWVNSYKAINVMSPFGGFGESGYGRSSGYEGLLEYTQTKSVWIETEKDSAIQFGYSIQ
- a CDS encoding M20 aminoacylase family protein, whose protein sequence is MLINKELLEEIKQWRKLIHSQPELGFNELKTSAFIIQKLESFGIDVHKGLGGTGVVGTLKNGEGPTIGLRADIDALPIEEKNNIEHKSTHANCMHACGHDGHTSIMLGVAKYLSENKNFSGTVHFIFQPAEEVLGGAKKMIDDGLFEKFPMDEVYGLHNWPGLTLGEIAVNNGPMMASFDTFEITLTGKGTHAAMPHLGADPIAAGAALITNIQSIISRRISPLKPGVISVTQMNSGDTTNVIPDHAILKGTVRSFDMDVRQSMQDMLTEMVTTLPPLYGVTGKIDYHIRYPVTTNNHDAYQAIKDAAVRALGADKVNTAVEPSMASEDFSFMSQKVKGAYFWLGVDGQAPSKPLHNARYDFNDNAIEVGVKVWVSLVESQLST
- a CDS encoding NAD-binding protein, with translation MGKSGNGHAAKLINNLLCAAHLLTTAEAVALGTKAGLDPTDLIAGLNAGSGRSAISEVNFPRWILNKGFDSGFTMQLMRKDVRLAKDMIGEMGLELPLAKQVAEIWSQSEENIPDQADFNYIIKNAGLGE